One Novosphingobium sp. G106 DNA segment encodes these proteins:
- a CDS encoding EthD domain-containing protein, with protein MADKTYWKILLLMKRKPGISMEEFRNYYENNHVPLCAPYMSGISRYVRRYLEPQPHAESGTNEELPYDVVTEMWFDNEAGWKGTLDYITTTVMPDQVVQDELNFFHRPTMRIATVVECDSVMSPEGTPIV; from the coding sequence ATGGCTGACAAGACCTACTGGAAGATCCTGCTGCTGATGAAGCGCAAGCCCGGCATCAGCATGGAAGAGTTCCGCAACTACTACGAGAACAACCACGTCCCGCTCTGCGCGCCCTATATGTCGGGCATTTCGCGCTATGTCCGCCGCTATCTCGAGCCCCAGCCGCATGCCGAAAGCGGTACCAACGAGGAACTGCCCTACGACGTCGTCACCGAGATGTGGTTCGACAACGAAGCGGGCTGGAAGGGCACGCTCGACTACATCACCACGACGGTGATGCCCGACCAGGTCGTGCAGGACGAGCTCAACTTCTTCCACCGCCCGACGATGCGGATCGCCACGGTGGTGGAGTGCGATTCGGTGATGTCGCCCGAGGGCACACCGATCGTTTGA
- a CDS encoding cytochrome P450, which produces MRDYADVDFYTDTSLVEDPHSYFDFLRAQNPVTKLPHRNVMAVTGYEETIQVMLDAEHFSSVNAVNGPIPDLPFEPKGDDITEQVRAARGKIAYSDQVVTEDGKRHMDLRSILAMLFTPSRLKALEPTLRGTADGMIAEFANDGKVDLVAQYGGPYATLVIADLLGVPAKDRLLFRDYLKDAIPAEVGGEVDMANSGFAKIGKHIFGYMTKRRLLNKPVVRELRKLLGSDDSGEILTELALAKFPDGSTPSLIDVTALGAFLFGAGQDTTNRLLSNGFRILAERPDIQEELRADPKRIPAFLEELLRFEGSVKSGGRLCVKTTTVGGVEIKAGTTILLSHMAANRDGKRFENPHHFDMNRPKIKEHLAFGRGAHTCIGAPLARKEVAVSIERLLARMGNIRLDEAFHGPEGDRHFHYEPTYILRALRSLHLKFDPIG; this is translated from the coding sequence ATGCGCGACTACGCCGACGTCGATTTCTACACCGACACCTCGCTGGTCGAGGATCCGCATTCCTATTTCGACTTCCTGCGCGCGCAGAACCCGGTGACCAAGCTGCCCCACCGCAACGTCATGGCCGTGACCGGCTACGAAGAGACCATCCAGGTCATGCTCGATGCCGAGCACTTCTCCAGCGTCAACGCGGTCAACGGCCCGATTCCCGACCTGCCGTTCGAGCCCAAGGGCGACGACATCACCGAACAGGTCCGCGCCGCGCGCGGCAAGATCGCCTATTCGGACCAGGTCGTGACCGAGGACGGCAAGCGCCACATGGACCTGCGCTCGATCCTGGCGATGCTGTTCACGCCGAGCCGGCTGAAAGCACTCGAACCCACGCTGCGCGGAACGGCGGACGGCATGATCGCCGAATTCGCGAACGACGGTAAGGTCGATCTCGTTGCCCAGTACGGCGGGCCCTACGCAACGCTGGTGATCGCCGACCTGCTCGGCGTGCCGGCCAAGGACCGGCTGCTGTTCCGCGACTATCTGAAGGACGCGATTCCCGCCGAAGTGGGCGGCGAGGTCGACATGGCCAACAGCGGCTTCGCCAAAATCGGCAAGCACATCTTCGGCTACATGACCAAGCGCCGCCTGCTCAACAAGCCGGTGGTCCGCGAGCTGCGCAAGCTGCTGGGCAGCGACGACAGTGGTGAGATCCTGACCGAGCTGGCGCTGGCCAAGTTCCCCGACGGATCGACGCCCTCGCTGATCGACGTGACCGCGCTCGGCGCCTTCCTGTTCGGCGCAGGCCAGGACACGACCAACCGGCTGCTGTCGAACGGCTTCCGCATCCTCGCTGAACGGCCCGACATCCAGGAAGAGCTGCGCGCCGATCCGAAGCGTATCCCGGCGTTCCTGGAGGAACTGCTGCGCTTCGAAGGCTCGGTGAAAAGCGGTGGCCGGCTCTGCGTCAAGACGACGACGGTTGGCGGGGTCGAGATCAAGGCCGGGACGACGATCCTGCTCTCGCACATGGCCGCCAACCGCGACGGCAAGCGCTTCGAAAACCCGCACCACTTCGACATGAACCGGCCGAAGATCAAGGAGCACCTCGCCTTCGGCCGCGGCGCGCATACCTGCATCGGGGCACCGCTGGCGCGCAAGGAAGTGGCGGTGAGCATCGAGCGGCTGCTCGCGCGGATGGGCAATATCCGGCTCGACGAAGCCTTCCACGGTCCCGAGGGCGACCGGCATTTCCATTACGAACCGACCTACATCCTGCGCGCGCTCAGGAGCCTGCACCTGAAGTTCGACCCGATCGGCTGA
- a CDS encoding methyltransferase domain-containing protein, whose protein sequence is MADLSIRSRHEEQMDAPDLDPAVYERVLHDLARVNRWTFTAWPSLAFLGRAVGDAKRFRLIDVGFGDGDVLRAIARWARKRGIAADLVGVDLNEKSIKAARDATPADLAIDYRAGDYLDQAGPFDFIISSQVTHHMTDAQLLTFIRHMEAESRMGWLICDLHRHGFAHWGFPLLARLLGVHRIVREDGQLSIRRSFRADDWRAILSEAGVPLDQVQIVRRFAFRLCVERVRSAPKP, encoded by the coding sequence ATGGCCGACCTCTCGATCCGCTCGCGGCATGAAGAGCAGATGGACGCACCGGACCTCGATCCGGCGGTCTACGAGCGCGTGCTGCACGACCTGGCGCGGGTCAACCGTTGGACTTTTACCGCATGGCCATCGCTGGCATTTCTCGGCCGAGCCGTCGGTGATGCGAAGCGCTTCCGCTTGATCGACGTCGGTTTCGGCGATGGCGACGTGCTGCGCGCCATCGCCCGTTGGGCGCGCAAGCGCGGGATCGCGGCCGATCTCGTCGGAGTTGATCTCAACGAGAAGAGCATCAAGGCCGCGCGCGACGCGACGCCCGCCGATCTCGCCATCGACTACCGCGCCGGCGACTACCTCGACCAGGCGGGGCCGTTCGATTTCATCATTTCGAGCCAGGTCACGCACCACATGACCGATGCGCAGCTCCTGACCTTCATCCGCCACATGGAAGCCGAGTCGCGGATGGGCTGGCTGATCTGCGACCTCCACCGCCACGGCTTTGCCCATTGGGGCTTCCCGCTGCTCGCGCGCCTGCTCGGCGTTCACCGGATCGTCCGCGAGGATGGGCAACTCTCGATCCGACGCTCGTTCCGGGCGGACGACTGGCGCGCGATCCTGAGCGAGGCGGGTGTTCCGCTCGATCAGGTCCAGATAGTGCGCCGCTTTGCCTTCCGCCTCTGCGTCGAGCGCGTTAGAAGCGCGCCAAAGCCGTAA
- a CDS encoding VOC family protein, protein MTKYLHTMIRVNDPATTIAFFNLIGIEEVRRFDNEKGRFTLIFLAAPGQEGVAEVELTHNWGHEEFRGGRNFGHLAYGVENIYEICQRLADAGVTINRPPRDGHMAFIRTPDGISVELLQQGGSLPVQEPWASMANIGEW, encoded by the coding sequence GTGACCAAGTATCTCCACACCATGATCCGCGTGAACGATCCCGCGACGACGATCGCCTTCTTCAACCTGATCGGGATCGAGGAAGTGCGCCGCTTCGACAACGAGAAGGGGCGCTTCACTCTGATCTTCCTCGCCGCGCCGGGGCAGGAGGGCGTCGCCGAGGTCGAGCTGACGCACAACTGGGGTCACGAGGAATTCCGCGGTGGCCGCAATTTCGGCCATCTCGCCTATGGCGTTGAGAACATCTACGAGATCTGCCAGCGGCTGGCCGATGCCGGCGTCACGATCAACCGCCCGCCGCGTGACGGCCACATGGCCTTCATCCGCACACCCGACGGTATCTCGGTCGAACTGCTGCAGCAGGGCGGGAGCCTGCCCGTGCAGGAACCCTGGGCGAGCATGGCCAATATCGGCGAGTGGTGA
- the nhaA gene encoding Na+/H+ antiporter NhaA, which produces MQQRRRHLANRLASAMARALGGDAAAGVILILVALTAVLAANSPLAHAYHALFHDPLTGSPIPKLSTLHHWINDGLMAVFFFTVGLEIKRELLGGELSSPARRRLPVLAAAAGMAVPALVFLAVAGNAPDLQRGWAIPAATDIAFAVGVLALLGNRVPPSLRLFLLTVAIVDDLGAVAIIAVFYTAQIALGWLVASAAFLAGLVALGQLKTTRPLPYLLLAMAMWYCMLHSGVHATVAGVLAAFAIPLKTHDSGDSLLLRMEHALVPWNAYLIVPLFGFANAGVSLGGLGFAGLLAPLPLAIAAGLFVGKQAGIFGAILLAERTGFARLPEGASRLQLWGLALLCGIGFTMSLFIGALAFPAHPLLVEEAKLGVLAGSLASALLGFAVLRWAPRAR; this is translated from the coding sequence ATGCAACAGCGACGCCGTCACCTCGCCAATCGGCTCGCCAGCGCGATGGCGCGGGCGCTCGGCGGCGATGCCGCGGCGGGGGTTATCCTGATCCTGGTTGCCCTGACGGCCGTGCTCGCAGCGAATTCGCCGCTCGCCCATGCCTATCATGCCCTGTTTCACGATCCGCTGACGGGTAGCCCGATCCCGAAGCTCTCGACCCTGCACCACTGGATCAACGACGGCCTGATGGCGGTGTTCTTCTTCACCGTCGGGCTCGAGATCAAGCGCGAGTTGCTGGGCGGCGAGCTGTCGAGCCCTGCGCGGCGGCGCCTGCCCGTGCTCGCCGCGGCCGCGGGCATGGCCGTGCCTGCGCTGGTCTTCCTCGCCGTCGCCGGCAATGCGCCCGACCTGCAGCGCGGCTGGGCGATCCCCGCTGCGACCGACATCGCCTTCGCCGTGGGCGTGCTGGCGCTACTCGGCAACCGCGTACCGCCATCGCTGCGGCTGTTCCTGCTGACCGTGGCGATCGTCGACGATCTCGGCGCGGTCGCGATCATCGCGGTCTTCTATACCGCCCAGATCGCACTCGGCTGGTTGGTCGCTAGCGCGGCTTTCCTGGCCGGTCTGGTAGCGCTCGGGCAGCTCAAGACCACGCGGCCGCTGCCCTATCTGCTGCTGGCCATGGCGATGTGGTACTGCATGCTGCATTCGGGCGTCCACGCGACCGTCGCCGGCGTGCTCGCGGCCTTCGCCATTCCGCTCAAGACCCACGATTCCGGCGACAGCCTGCTGCTGCGCATGGAACACGCGCTGGTGCCATGGAACGCCTATCTGATCGTGCCGCTGTTCGGCTTCGCCAATGCCGGAGTCAGCCTCGGCGGACTAGGCTTTGCAGGCCTGCTGGCGCCGCTACCATTGGCCATCGCTGCCGGCCTGTTCGTCGGCAAGCAGGCGGGCATCTTCGGTGCGATCCTGCTGGCCGAACGCACCGGCTTCGCCCGCTTGCCCGAGGGCGCGAGCCGGCTCCAGCTCTGGGGGCTGGCGCTGCTCTGCGGCATCGGCTTCACGATGAGCCTGTTCATCGGCGCGCTGGCCTTCCCCGCGCATCCGTTACTGGTCGAGGAAGCGAAGCTCGGCGTCCTCGCGGGCTCGTTGGCCTCGGCGCTGCTCGGCTTCGCGGTGCTCAGGTGGGCACCGCGCGCGCGCTAG
- a CDS encoding glycosyl transferase family protein yields MGAGGITILPQLLDWLTLVEHELLLFAAFWFLVSAVDEFAVDCIWIWLWFHRRRGDQCLPKGIENRPLLGRAAVLVPTWHEDQVIADTIVHTLQVWPQQDLTLYVGCYCNDPMTVAAAIAGAGDDPRVRLVINDRAGPTTKADCLNRLYAALSEDEVRSGAPFSSVILHDAEDMVHPAALTVMDRALARIDFIQLPVRPEPQPASPWIAGHYTDEFTEAHTKAMVVRDALGTGIPAAGVGCGFARQTLARLAALRTEQGSSGPFAADCLTEDYELGMLIYRSGGTSHFLRLRDSNGDLVATRSYFPSELEFAVRQKARWMHGIALQGWDRLGWSRKPLDMWMTLRDRHGPMTAAVLGTAYLLIVIELILGIASLTGWQTTKPLSPMLSLLLSLSFAAFAWRSTLRFCFTAREYGLAEGLRAVLRIPVANVVAILAGQRALFAYVRTLRGELVRWDKTAHSAHPATASARLDPA; encoded by the coding sequence GTGGGTGCAGGGGGCATCACCATACTGCCGCAGCTCCTCGATTGGCTGACGCTGGTCGAGCACGAGCTGCTGCTGTTTGCCGCCTTCTGGTTCCTGGTCAGTGCGGTCGACGAGTTCGCGGTCGATTGCATCTGGATCTGGCTGTGGTTCCATCGCCGCAGGGGCGATCAGTGCTTGCCCAAAGGGATCGAGAACAGGCCGCTGCTCGGCCGCGCCGCGGTCCTCGTGCCGACCTGGCATGAGGACCAGGTCATTGCCGATACGATCGTGCACACCCTGCAGGTCTGGCCGCAGCAGGACCTGACCCTCTATGTCGGCTGCTACTGCAACGATCCGATGACGGTCGCAGCGGCCATCGCGGGCGCGGGCGACGATCCGCGCGTCCGGCTGGTGATCAACGACCGCGCCGGGCCGACGACCAAGGCCGATTGCCTCAATCGGCTCTATGCCGCGCTCAGCGAGGACGAGGTGCGCAGCGGCGCGCCGTTCTCGAGCGTGATCCTCCACGATGCCGAGGATATGGTTCATCCCGCGGCATTGACCGTGATGGATCGCGCGCTCGCCCGGATCGATTTCATCCAGTTGCCCGTGCGCCCCGAGCCGCAGCCCGCGTCTCCCTGGATTGCGGGCCATTACACCGACGAGTTCACGGAGGCCCATACCAAGGCCATGGTCGTCCGCGATGCGTTAGGGACGGGGATCCCGGCAGCCGGCGTGGGCTGCGGCTTTGCGCGTCAGACCCTGGCCAGGCTCGCCGCACTGCGGACCGAGCAGGGCAGCAGCGGGCCGTTTGCGGCTGATTGCCTGACCGAAGACTACGAGCTTGGCATGCTGATTTACCGCAGCGGTGGCACCAGCCACTTCCTGCGCTTGCGTGACAGCAACGGCGATCTCGTTGCGACGCGATCCTATTTTCCCAGCGAGCTGGAATTCGCCGTACGCCAGAAGGCGCGTTGGATGCACGGCATCGCCTTGCAGGGCTGGGACCGTCTGGGCTGGTCGCGCAAGCCGCTCGACATGTGGATGACGCTGCGCGACCGCCATGGCCCGATGACCGCCGCGGTGTTGGGCACGGCCTACCTGCTGATCGTGATCGAACTGATCCTCGGGATCGCGAGCCTGACGGGTTGGCAGACAACGAAGCCGCTCTCGCCGATGCTAAGCCTGCTTTTGTCCTTGAGCTTCGCCGCCTTCGCCTGGCGTTCGACCCTGCGCTTCTGTTTCACCGCGCGCGAATATGGCCTGGCCGAAGGCCTGCGCGCAGTGCTGCGTATTCCGGTGGCCAATGTCGTTGCCATTCTCGCCGGGCAGCGAGCGCTGTTTGCCTATGTCCGCACGCTGCGCGGCGAACTGGTGAGATGGGACAAGACCGCCCATAGCGCGCATCCGGCGACTGCCTCCGCAAGGCTGGACCCGGCATGA
- a CDS encoding sulfite exporter TauE/SafE family protein codes for MDVYLPIANLSVNGLIIVGLGVLTGVLSGLFGVGGGFLTTPLLIFYGVPPTVAAASAASQVTGASVSGVFAHSKRGGVDTLMGAVLVVGGVMGTGIGALLFNVLQRLGQIDTVINILYVALLGSIGLLMARESIQSIRATRSGVAIPARKRRHHPLVANLPLRWRFYKSGLYISPLAPLLLGMVTGILTMLMGIGGGFVLVPAMLYILGMSASVVVGTSLFQILFVTMATTMMHALTTKAVDIVLAALLLLGSVTGAQLGAQFAQKASPVYLRLVLAAIVLMVAFRLLLGLTYRPDEIYTLAPL; via the coding sequence ATGGACGTCTATCTCCCAATCGCCAACCTTTCGGTCAACGGCCTGATCATCGTCGGCTTGGGCGTGCTGACGGGCGTCCTGTCGGGCCTGTTCGGCGTCGGCGGCGGCTTCCTCACCACGCCGCTGCTGATCTTCTACGGCGTCCCGCCGACCGTCGCGGCGGCCTCGGCGGCGAGCCAGGTGACCGGCGCGAGCGTCTCGGGTGTTTTCGCTCATTCCAAGCGCGGCGGCGTCGATACGCTGATGGGTGCGGTACTGGTCGTCGGCGGCGTCATGGGCACGGGCATCGGCGCTTTGCTGTTCAACGTGCTGCAGCGGCTCGGTCAGATCGATACGGTAATCAACATCCTCTACGTTGCGCTGCTCGGCTCGATCGGCCTGCTGATGGCACGCGAATCCATCCAGTCGATCCGGGCGACGCGCAGCGGCGTGGCCATCCCCGCCAGGAAGCGGCGGCACCATCCGCTCGTCGCCAACCTGCCGCTGCGCTGGCGGTTCTACAAATCGGGCCTCTACATCTCGCCGCTCGCGCCGCTGCTGCTCGGCATGGTGACGGGTATCCTCACGATGCTGATGGGCATCGGCGGCGGCTTCGTGCTGGTTCCGGCGATGCTCTACATCCTCGGCATGAGTGCCAGCGTGGTCGTCGGCACCTCGCTGTTCCAGATCCTGTTCGTCACCATGGCGACGACGATGATGCATGCGCTGACTACCAAGGCTGTCGACATCGTCCTGGCGGCGTTGCTGCTTCTCGGATCGGTGACGGGCGCGCAGCTCGGCGCGCAGTTCGCGCAGAAGGCTAGCCCGGTTTACCTGCGATTGGTTCTGGCGGCGATCGTGCTGATGGTCGCGTTCCGTCTCCTGCTCGGGCTGACCTACCGGCCGGACGAGATCTATACGCTGGCTCCCCTATGA
- a CDS encoding TIGR02186 family protein: MRFLVALLALVLLTGARDPILVPEISQHEVEVRQGFTGTELLLFGAILNPEGTRAGGDYDIAVVLKGPTESVLVREKRKFAGLWINADSTGFRSAPLFYAVASSRPIDQIVDEKTAAIYELGLPSLQLSPIGEIDSKEQARFASGLVDLNRRGQLYQEQDKGVKLSEQVLYQARIKLPSSVPTGMYTAETFAIQKGRVVTSAISRVEVRKIGMEGAIVRFADQQSFWYGLLAVSVSILMGWIAGRLFALV; this comes from the coding sequence ATGAGATTCCTGGTCGCCTTGCTGGCGCTAGTCCTGCTTACCGGCGCGCGCGACCCGATCCTGGTGCCCGAAATCTCGCAGCACGAAGTCGAGGTACGCCAGGGCTTCACCGGCACCGAGTTGCTGCTGTTCGGCGCGATCCTCAATCCCGAAGGCACGCGCGCCGGCGGGGACTACGACATCGCCGTCGTGCTCAAGGGGCCGACCGAGTCCGTCCTGGTTCGTGAGAAGCGCAAGTTCGCAGGGCTCTGGATCAACGCCGACAGCACCGGCTTCCGGTCGGCACCGCTGTTCTACGCAGTCGCCTCGTCGCGCCCGATCGACCAGATCGTCGATGAGAAGACCGCGGCGATCTACGAGCTCGGGCTGCCCTCGCTGCAGCTCTCGCCGATCGGGGAGATCGATTCCAAGGAACAGGCGCGCTTCGCTTCCGGCCTCGTCGATCTCAATCGCCGCGGCCAGCTCTACCAGGAGCAGGACAAGGGCGTGAAGCTGTCCGAGCAGGTGCTCTACCAGGCGCGCATCAAACTGCCGTCGAGCGTCCCCACGGGGATGTACACGGCCGAGACTTTTGCCATCCAGAAGGGTCGCGTCGTCACATCGGCGATCAGCCGGGTCGAGGTGCGGAAGATCGGCATGGAAGGTGCGATCGTGCGCTTCGCCGACCAGCAGAGCTTCTGGTACGGCTTGCTCGCGGTGAGCGTGTCGATCCTCATGGGCTGGATCGCCGGGCGGCTTTTCGCGCTGGTCTAA
- a CDS encoding ATP-binding protein — MSDMSMNGFDKALPVGAGDVSGTFEPAGLRDAAGAVNAAQPIGVVLDVGGSGSQIAFDAQRLNECMQDGDPSVALAGQVGSQIKIRVGKGWLLASVRNQKQDSRGNSGGILSAVDFLGEGEEERLTGRIHSFRRGVTGYPIPGALVYPATSQDLKQIYASDGRPSIEIGNVYPTRDIRAGLYIDALLGKHFALLGSTGTGKSTSAALILHRICDMAPEGHIILVDPHGEYSAAFRNNGIILDVTNLQMPYWLMNFEEHCEMFLTSSGNARQEDADILSKCLLQARMKNRLADQMGKITVDAPIPYLLSDLTNILQNEMGKLDKASTSAPYMRVKTKVDELKSDPRYQFMFSGMLVGDTMAEFIAKIFRLPSRGKPISIIDVSGVPSEITSTVVAVLSRLVFDFAVWGREEKTRPVLLVCEEAHRYVPNEKNADSSSVGKILSRIAKEGRKYGISLGLVTQRPSDLAEGVLSQCGTIISMRLNNDRDQAFVKAAMPEGARGFLDSIPALRNRECIICGEGVAIPIRVAFDDLEEFKRPASEDPSFTHLWNASGGDEEMVQRTVQRWRAGGR; from the coding sequence ATGTCGGACATGAGCATGAACGGCTTTGACAAGGCCCTGCCGGTGGGCGCGGGCGACGTTTCCGGTACTTTCGAGCCGGCCGGTCTTCGCGACGCCGCGGGCGCGGTCAATGCCGCTCAGCCGATCGGCGTCGTTCTCGACGTCGGCGGTTCGGGCAGCCAGATCGCCTTCGACGCGCAGCGGCTCAATGAATGCATGCAGGATGGCGATCCCTCGGTCGCGCTTGCCGGCCAGGTCGGCAGCCAGATCAAGATCCGCGTGGGCAAGGGCTGGCTGCTCGCCAGCGTGCGCAACCAGAAGCAGGACAGCCGCGGCAACAGCGGCGGCATCCTGTCGGCAGTCGATTTCCTGGGCGAGGGCGAGGAAGAACGCCTGACCGGCCGCATCCACTCCTTCCGCCGCGGCGTGACCGGCTATCCGATCCCCGGCGCGCTGGTCTATCCGGCCACGAGCCAGGACCTAAAGCAGATCTACGCCAGCGACGGCCGGCCGAGCATTGAGATCGGCAACGTCTATCCCACCCGCGACATCCGCGCCGGCCTCTACATCGACGCCCTGCTTGGCAAGCATTTCGCGCTGCTCGGCTCGACCGGCACCGGCAAGTCGACCAGCGCCGCGCTGATCCTGCACCGGATCTGCGACATGGCGCCCGAAGGCCACATCATCCTGGTCGATCCGCACGGCGAATATTCGGCAGCCTTCCGCAACAACGGCATCATCCTCGACGTCACCAACCTGCAGATGCCCTACTGGCTGATGAACTTCGAGGAGCATTGCGAGATGTTCCTCACCTCGTCGGGCAATGCGCGGCAGGAAGACGCGGACATCCTCTCCAAGTGCCTGTTGCAGGCGCGGATGAAGAACCGGCTGGCCGACCAGATGGGCAAGATCACGGTCGACGCGCCGATCCCCTATCTGCTGTCGGACCTGACCAACATCCTGCAGAACGAGATGGGCAAGCTCGACAAGGCGAGCACCAGCGCGCCCTATATGCGGGTCAAGACCAAGGTCGACGAACTCAAGAGCGATCCGCGCTACCAGTTCATGTTCTCGGGCATGCTGGTGGGCGACACGATGGCCGAATTCATCGCCAAGATCTTCCGCCTGCCGTCGCGCGGCAAGCCGATCTCGATCATCGACGTTTCGGGCGTGCCTTCGGAAATCACCTCGACCGTGGTCGCTGTGCTGAGCCGGCTGGTGTTCGACTTTGCGGTCTGGGGTCGTGAGGAAAAGACGCGCCCCGTGCTGCTGGTCTGCGAAGAGGCGCACCGCTACGTGCCCAACGAGAAGAACGCGGACAGTTCGTCGGTCGGCAAGATCCTCTCGCGTATCGCCAAGGAAGGCCGCAAGTACGGCATCTCGCTGGGCCTCGTGACGCAGCGGCCGTCGGACCTTGCCGAAGGCGTGCTCTCGCAATGCGGCACGATCATCTCGATGCGCCTCAACAACGACCGCGACCAGGCCTTCGTCAAGGCGGCGATGCCCGAAGGTGCGCGCGGTTTCCTCGACTCGATCCCGGCGCTGCGCAACCGCGAGTGCATCATCTGCGGCGAGGGTGTCGCGATTCCCATCCGCGTGGCTTTCGACGATCTCGAGGAATTCAAGCGCCCGGCGTCGGAAGATCCCTCGTTCACCCACCTGTGGAACGCGAGCGGCGGCGACGAGGAAATGGTCCAGCGCACCGTCCAGCGCTGGCGCGCCGGCGGCAGATAA
- a CDS encoding MATE family efflux transporter — protein sequence MNNSKQAQHPRRGHDLTQGPILRTLLAFSVPTLVSNVLQTLGGTINTIWVGQLIGDRALAATANANMVMFLVFAFVFGFGMAATVKVGQYFGAHDYDAARRIFGTGTGFCAAFALVGGFAGFLSSDWLLRALSTPPAIHDMARAYLDVVFLTMPFGTVSMMVSMSLRGAGDPKTPLYAMILTTILGIALNPVLILGLGPAPRLGIAGSALANALASFIGLAAMITYIYWQDIPIRLKGRELRYLLPHRSELAYVLGKGLPMGGQMAITTVAGVIMFGLVNREGLMAAAAYGACLQIWSYIQMPAFAISTAVSAMVAQNVGAGRHDRVEPVTMAGVKANILMTGLLAVLLLLFDGPLLSLFLGHGSQAIPIAEHVQVLVTWSYVLMGVTMVLSGTMRSYGAVMLPLIAMVIAMYPARLGFYALAYPHIGVDAVWWSFPAGTFASLALTWLIYTRGGWRQHPPHVSPAELRAEEAILAE from the coding sequence GTGAATAATAGTAAGCAAGCTCAGCATCCCCGGAGAGGGCATGATCTGACGCAGGGCCCGATCCTGCGCACCTTGCTTGCATTCTCAGTCCCGACGCTGGTTTCCAACGTGCTGCAGACACTGGGCGGCACGATCAACACGATCTGGGTCGGCCAATTGATCGGCGATCGTGCGCTCGCGGCGACGGCCAATGCCAACATGGTCATGTTCCTGGTCTTTGCCTTCGTCTTCGGCTTCGGCATGGCCGCGACGGTCAAGGTCGGGCAGTATTTCGGCGCCCACGACTATGACGCGGCGCGGCGGATCTTCGGCACGGGCACGGGCTTCTGCGCGGCCTTCGCACTGGTCGGCGGATTCGCCGGCTTCCTGTCGTCCGACTGGCTGCTGCGCGCGCTGTCGACCCCGCCCGCCATCCACGACATGGCGCGCGCCTATCTCGACGTCGTCTTCCTCACCATGCCCTTCGGCACGGTCTCGATGATGGTCTCGATGAGTCTGCGCGGCGCCGGCGATCCCAAGACGCCGCTCTATGCGATGATCCTGACGACGATCCTGGGCATCGCGCTCAACCCCGTGCTGATCCTCGGTCTCGGCCCCGCGCCGCGGCTCGGCATCGCCGGATCGGCGCTGGCCAATGCGCTGGCCAGCTTCATCGGCCTCGCCGCGATGATCACCTACATCTACTGGCAGGACATCCCGATCCGGCTGAAAGGCCGCGAGCTGCGCTACCTGCTGCCGCACCGCTCCGAGCTCGCCTATGTCCTGGGCAAGGGCCTGCCGATGGGCGGCCAGATGGCGATCACCACCGTGGCGGGCGTGATCATGTTCGGGCTGGTCAACCGCGAGGGCCTGATGGCCGCCGCGGCCTACGGCGCCTGCCTGCAGATCTGGAGTTATATCCAGATGCCCGCCTTTGCGATCAGCACCGCGGTCAGCGCCATGGTCGCGCAGAATGTCGGCGCAGGCCGGCACGACCGGGTCGAGCCCGTCACCATGGCCGGGGTCAAGGCCAACATCCTGATGACCGGCCTGCTCGCCGTGCTGCTCCTGCTGTTCGACGGGCCGTTGCTCAGCCTTTTCCTCGGGCATGGCAGCCAGGCCATTCCGATTGCCGAGCACGTCCAAGTGCTCGTCACCTGGTCCTACGTGCTTATGGGCGTGACCATGGTCCTTTCGGGCACGATGCGCTCCTACGGCGCGGTGATGCTGCCGCTGATCGCGATGGTCATCGCGATGTACCCGGCGCGTCTCGGCTTCTACGCGCTGGCCTATCCCCATATAGGCGTCGATGCGGTGTGGTGGTCGTTCCCGGCGGGAACCTTCGCCTCGCTGGCGCTGACCTGGCTGATCTACACGCGCGGCGGTTGGCGGCAGCATCCGCCGCATGTCTCGCCGGCAGAGTTAAGAGCCGAAGAGGCGATACTGGCCGAGTAG